GCGTCTCTGTGTTTATGGGCACCCATGTGCTAGGGGGTGGCGCCACTACACCATTACCATTTCAAGATAGTGTGTTTTTTTAGGTTTCGGGAAAAGcatgggggctcgggggacggttCCATCACTCGAATTGGTGAAATTGGAAGTACCGAGAGCAAGGGAATAGTCTTGGAGTCTGTGTACGGGATTAGTTCTTAATGAGGGTactgtttatgttgtgactaggtttaccgcaAGGCTAAAAAaatgggatcgtgctcggggtcgTATCAGTACTTGCAcaggacccaaggtaagaaaattggcacTTGCACTAGGAATAGGGTTTGGCTTTGGTTGTAGAatatggttataaccatgttttGAATATTTGTTCGAATGTAAATGTCTCTTGACTGCATCTATTTGTGAGGTATACGTGGAtcatatttgtaacgccctagatagccaagattgttacaccgtgtgttttaaacagtgctaggctcgctaatcgagtcatttggccataaacgtgcaactaaacaTGATTGATgacttagggttaaaaaatttggtctaAGGAATAGTCATTTCATTCAAATGTTAAGTGCGtacttaggatcccaaaataaacatttacaagTCGTTTACAATTCAAAAAAGAGTAATTACAACTCCAAAATTACAGACAGTCGACCAGGCAGCGATCTTTCCGGTTAAGCTTTGTACATCTTTTTGTGACCTcggtgaaggcatttctaatagTGACCTGATATTTTCTGGATTTTCCTTGATCCCCCTCGCATTGACTATGAAGCTTAAGAACTTCCCCGACGACACCCCAAAGATACATttatggggattcaacttcatgttgtattttctcagCACGtgaaaacattcttctagatcagatacatggttattggcagtcctTCACTTAACAAGCGTATCATTGACATATCCCTCCATGTTTCTCTCGATGTGGTTaatgaacatcttgttgaccagccattggtaagttgcaccagcattcttcagcctgaatggAATAGCTTTGTAACAAAACACATTATGcttggtcatgaagctagtgtgctcttggtcaatagggttcatcacgatctggttatatctagaatatgcatccatgaaggacatgagctcgtggccAGCCGTTGCGCCTACTAGTtgatcaatcctaggcagtgggaaacaatccttaggacatgctttattgagatcagagaaatcgatgcaggttctccactttccattaggCTTTGAGACCAAAACGGGGTTGGCTATCTAGGTCGAATATTTTTCCTCCCTGATGGACCTGCATTTTAATAATCGAGCTGCCTCTTCCTCCAGAGCTTATCCTCACTCTTTTCTCAGCAGTCTACATTTCTGTGCCTTTGCAGCTACGTTTTTGTCCAAATTTAACGTGTGCATCAtcacgctcggactgatccctacctTGTCCTCatgcaaccaggcaaagacatcaAGATTTCTTCTCAAAAACTCAACCAATTCCTTCTTTCTTTCAGATCCAAGGTTTTTCCCAACCCTTATCGCTTTTGAGGGTACTTCTAGGTCAATGATGATTTCCTCTAGCTCCTCTAAATCCTGGAGCTCAGATCTCTCTTCACCTAATCTCAGATCAATTTCTTCAGGTTGGGCGACCTCATTTTTTACTTCATGAGGTTCTTCCACCTCTTCAGCAACTACCATTGCCCAAGGTTCCTCATTCTCTTCGGTTATTACCATGGCCTACTGcccgggttatgattttcccCTTATGGCAATGTTATAGCATTCCATGGTAGCAAGTTGATCTCCCCTcactgtgcatatccccgaggatgAGGTAAATTTCATGGCAAGATGGTGAACCAAAGTTATAGCTTCAAAAGCTATCAACGCAGATCTTCCCAAAATTTCATTGTTGGTGACTGGACAATGAATTACTATGAACTCAAGCATCTTGGCGACAGCTCGTGTATCCTCGCCCAATGTAACTacgagctcgattgttcctatggtTGCCGTCCCCTCTCCTGAAAATCCATAGAGGGTCATTGAGGTCGCTTTAAGATTGGCTACAGATAGCCCCATATTTTCaagggtggacctgaataacaCGTTTATGTTGCTCCCATTGTCATTATGAAGGAATTAGGCGTGGCTAGTGTCATCTTCTGTAAAAAttattggttgtttctccaaccgtTGTTTCTTTGATACAAATTCGGCGCCATTGTGCGTCTTCAGCTCTTGGATATACCTTTTCTAGGCTCTAGTGCTCGTTCCTGCAAAATGGGGCCCTCAAGAGATAGTGGTTGTGACAGTTAGAAtttcgtgatccgtaaggggagagaccgggtaaagttgtgcaatcccacaccgcctggggaaggtcaagtgtgatgattctaagactgtataggtatgggactacacagttgaagagggcttaaatggattgatgggtactacctatatcaacaagatgcatcttcttttcaatagcccatcacttgagaactccaaagttaagcgttcttgacctggagtaatctcaagatgggtgacctcctgggaagttttcccaggaagcgtgcgagtgaggacaaagcatgctggaaagacttgtattggtttgtagggccagtcgtcattccaggaagcagccatagtgacgtggggcgttacagtggTTGTTTCCCTTTTTTCAACAGGAGGAGGGATAACTTGATTCCCTGGAGCTGGTTGAGGGTTGGCCTGGCTTGCCTTAGCTGGTTGTGAGTTTTGGCGCACCGGTTGACTAGGAGCTACCATATTTCGATCGTATTGTGCTAACGGTCCAGCCCGGataagagtctcgatctcatctttcagttgacgacaatcatcagtgttgtgaccaatgtcattatgATATCAACATAATTTAGCTGGATCATTCTTCGCCCTTTGATGCTTCATGGGCTCGGGCTTTTTCCATGGACAGCGAGTAGAGTTAGTTGAATAAATACGTTCTCACGTATCCGTTAAATCTGTATAGGCGGTGTAGATGGAGGTATAGTTATCCCCGTGCTTATTTTTCTTGGAGTCGTTCTGGTCGCCATCACCATTCCCTTTCCGTTTATTACCCCCTGACTAGTTATTATTGGTAGCGGGCTGAGCCACAGTTGCAGCATCTGTTACCACTCCAGCGAGCTAAACGGGGGCTAGCTAGTTCCTGCGACAGCAGACTTTGCCTCTTCTAAATTTATCTATTCTTGAGCTCGAGCCAAAAAACTCATCCACACTCTTTACCCTTTTTATTTGGAGTTCTATCCACAAATTTCCTCCTATGGTAATTCCtattctcatagccatgagcttagagctatcatcagCGTCTCTAAGTCGAGTTGCTGCATTTTTGAATTGGTTGAGATATGCCTTCAGGGATTCACCGAGCTACTGCTTGATGTTAACCAATGAATCGATCTCTACTCTGGTCTCTTTTACAGCCCAAAACTGTCTCTTGAACGCGGAAGACAGTTTTTTCCAGAAGGTGATTGAACGCTTTTTATATTTATTGAACCACTGTTTGGTTTGTTCAATCAACGTTGCAAGGAACAGGATACACCTTAGGTATAAAtttacattgtgggccatcatcagcatGTTGAAGGTCCATAGGTGATTTGACAGATCAGTGGCTCTATCATATGTGGGTATGGTCAGCGTCTTGAAGCCAGCATGATACGGAGCTGCCACAATATGGGTAGCGAAAGGCTTGAGTGCCTCATCAGAATCACAATACACAATGCATTTTCCAGACAGTAATCTTTTCATCTATTCCTCCATTAAGGTCACCaactcgagggttggatccttggttTCTAGGTTATTTAGGAACTGATTATCAGCTCCCATCCTGTTATACGCGTTAGatgggttattatccctccaagcttgagctcggttaggtggaacattcccattgtcacataCAATAGATGAATCTCCTCTGGCCTGAGTGCAACTCAAATCATTGTGGCAGGCTGGGTGTCCTCTTTGTGAGTTTAGATGATCACACAAGTCAGAATGTGGATCGGAGCGAAGGCTTTGTGCTAGCTCTCTGTCCAGTAGCTTCCATTCATGAATCTTACAGCACATGGCTGGGATTGAGGACTTGGATTATTACTGTGAGACCGTGGGATATAAACATCTTCTaaggggggaggatttctcctgctattcTCTCGGGCTGAAGCATTCCCCTGTGggtgaggtggtgttggatgtcgaATTGGCGATGGAGGATTCCTTAACGGTGAAGCTATCCTTATTCCATCGGGTCGCACTAGATTAGCTCGTCCTCTATCTACTCCAATTTCTCGGGTTGGAGGCACTGTAGATTCGTTTCTCCGTGCCGGAGCTGCTGGCCGAGGCACTGATGCATTTGATGGGATGTCTCTTCTCCTTGAGTCATCTTCAGCTCACCTTGTCTGGCCAGGCTTATTCATGGGAGTGTGAGTTGAAATATTATTCATGCCAGGGTTGGCAGGCTAAGCATTTTGCAGAGTCCGTTTAGAAGGTATGAAACTCGAGGTCGCAGTTCAGATGGAACAGCTAACATTAGGTCAATGAATCCTGTGGGTATTAGCAAGTTGAGTATTTCGCGAAGTCTGTTCAGAAGGTACAGAACTCGGAGTTGTAGTTCTGACAGAGCGACTAATATTGGGTCGATTATTCCTATGGGATATGTGTGACCCACTTTCCCTCCTTCCCGACATTATCATCGGCTGCAGGTGGGGGTAATCAAGCCAAAATCTCTGCAATCTGCTTGTTAGCCTGGGCAAGATGGTTCCTTAACTGGgcgttttccatctcgatggctgtcAGATACCCAGGATGAGGATTTGGTGGACATGAGGCTGAGCTCCCAGCATCATCTTGgtccacatgttgttttccaggacggCGTTGTGCGGATGTGCCTTCTCTAGTGGGGATGGCTGCATGGTGAGCCTCCTGAGCATCAGGTTGCTCTGTCTCGTTGTCGCGCATAGATCACGTGACCACCATAGTGTTTGTTGGGTGAAACTTGCGTGGGGAATTAAGCCTAAAAGCACCAATATGTTGATGCGATTTTTCGGCAACGGGAGATTTAGAAATCtgacaatagagatattaggctttttgTAAACTGAATGTATAAAAAGTAGCAACAAACAAGAATGCAAAATGctcacacaattttacgtggttcagtggttaaaatccacctagtccactagTTACTCTTATTGATTTGTTTAGACTCTAGAAGAAATTGTTTTTGACAATTTCAGCGGAGATTTTGATAATAGAAAGTCTATCGCTTTAACTATCCATTCCccatgtatttataggagattctcatggacagttttgggtaactATACATTAATATGATAATTGACCAATTTGagtaacttcccatttacataaatatatgatagcctattaaatttatatatgttatatcggataataaatgcataataaaatATGGGCATTTATCAGGCGTATAAAGAATtttgagtcttttgggatccttctgTGCGTCATGACCAGGCTTCCGCGAGTTGAACCCTTCCTTTGAGCTGGATGTCATAGGACTAATATGAACTGGCACAGGTCATGTTCAGAGTTTCACAGAGGCGATTTGGGCGACGCacatctcgaactaagttgttggcgcaaGAAGTGATttggagactatctggttgtcgtaagctgtcaagtttgaCTCAAGCTGCTCACTTCAAAGTCAGCATCTCGCTTTCTTCATACGATTGTTTGCTAGCTTTACCCTGTGTTGAGTAATTCAGctcgtatttttggggtacaacatgaAGCATCTTGGAAGTCCTAGGATTGGGTTCATCTTtgaatttttctttcttcttctttctttatgCATTTTTCATTTAATACAGTGGTTGGTCTTATTACTATGTTGAACTAAACATATTTTCTAGGCTTTTGATGTAGTCACTTTGAATATCTATTATTATATATGACGACTTTAtaatttcttcttcatctctatATTAAACTCTTTGATTTATGTtcaatgcttgtgaatgattgtcTTTTGCATGATTTATGTTTATAACTCAATATCTGAGAAGTGAGAGTTATATATGCTAAAATTAAAGAATCATAAATACATATTGGGTGAGAATActtgtatgatttgtgtagccTTTGAGTTTTCGTCCTTAATGTCTTTTACATGTTTGAATGATCACAGAGATGTACAAAATTTACATGTCAATTAAGTTCTTATATCTTGATAAAGAATAGGAATCGTTTTAGTAAACTCGCTATCATTATAGGAAGAAGAGCCGTGAAATTGGAATAGTAATTATAAAGTGGATTAGTTGATGAAATCAAACACCCTAGGACTTTAATCTATTTAATTTCATCTTTCTTTACTTTCTTGcaattattttgttgtgtttatttatttttctttagtttCAAAATCTTGATAATAGATTTCCAAATAGAATTAAATTGAGAAAGTTAGtaataaataaatcaatcatCGTGGGAATGgtctttattttcattattattacttattatgattacgtatacttgcataTTGAAATTCTACAATAAGTTAGTTACAATTATTTATAGTTACTTCCTCTCAATTCAATTGGGTTCTATTTCCTATGGTATGGATTTTATAATTTGGTTATTTGATAGTAATAATCACTTACTTATGTTTGGTGTTTGATGAGGATAATACTATATTGTATATTGCTTTACTTTGCAATTAGATTTGGTCGACTCGGAACGACTATTTTTACTTACGTAAACTGGATTTTCCTAAGACCATTATCACTATAGTTAATAGGGTAAATACTTATTTAGTACCTGTATTTTATTGAAATACACATTTGATACCctatgtttataataatgataatttgGTATCCTTTATTTGCAATTCGTACCAATTTAGTACCCTCCACGGGAGTTTGGCCAGCCTAAATTtcaaatataatcatattatcctttcttttaatgatttatttgatctttttttgtttttgtatttaaaaatatttttcgaattaataaaacaaaaaccaaaaaatattttataaattaatccaTTAAGatgtaattaaatataaatttttaaataaaaaataattaaattaattttaaaataaaatattgaataaaactattttaattaattaaataaacataaatatttttaattccaatataattttttttataaaactaaaaccaatattttaaaattaattaaagtaaactaTAAACCTaataaagttttaattaaactattttatttgaatttagtttaaattttggCTTTTAAGTTTAGGGTGTTGGTTTTAATTATTAGGTTTTAGTTTACGGgttagatttaatttttatttttaattgattaatttataaaaacatttttttattaattcataactttttttaaattattttaaaataataaagacaaaagaaaatcaaataaatcctTAATTAGAGGAGCAATATGGTCATATTTGAAATTTGGGTTGACCAAATTTTCACAAATGATACTAAATTGGTATGAATTAATTACAAATAAAGAGTACCGAATAATCATTattataaactagggtatcaaGCATGTATTTCAATAATACACAAAGTATCATATTAGTATTTAccctaattaataacaaattctTTGAGTTTGTTCGAAGGAAGAATGAGGTTCAATCTGTCATCAACTCTCCAATAGCTCTTTTCGAGCGATGGAGTAATCGAGACCAGGCCAAATTTGTGATTTTGTTGATGCTCCTCGTAAAGATGTCGAGGGTGGGATTGAGTCAGTTGCAACTACTCCCCTTAAAGCTCAGTCGCCTTTTGAAGCTGAACTTTTGGCTTTACCCTTTGCCTTGATTCTTGTTAGTCAATTTAACTGGCAGGATGGGGTGTTCTTGTTTGTTCTACTTTCCACAGCTTTACAGAATGGGAGATGCCCTCATTCTATTAGATGTTTTTAATTCTATTAGACTGACTTACAGAGCTTTACTGGAATAATTTAGATGTTTTTAATTCTATTAGACTGCCTTTTGTTGATTTGAATTTCCTTGTTTTTTGAGTTAGTAGAACCAAGGTTTTTGTTTTTGGCTTATTGAACTTTTGGGAGTAGATCATCAGCTTATTTGACTTTGTTTAGTTTTATAAAGTTTGTTttctgataaaaaaaaaagatatgaattttttttaatgaaaaaataaagataaataagtaatttttgaTACAAATGTATATTGTAAAATTTCCCTCCAATCTGGGGAGAGAGATATTGGTGAGACccattgttttatttttattttctatctaTTTTTCTCTTCTATCCACTTTTCTTTCCAATCAAAGACAATTTTTTCTTCTTCCCTCCACTTTTCTCTCCAAATTTTCATTCCTCCCACTTTTCTCTTCCACCAAACATAGGGGGGTTAGGAGAAAAGACTTTGTCTCTAATTTTGGGTTTCCACAATCAAGGGTTGGGAGTACCAAAATCTTCAAAGATTAGATTGGTCTGATGAAAGAAATGTAGACAAAAACATTAGAGACAGCATTAATGAAACATGTATACAAAGCATCATCACTATAGTGTGAGAAGGATATATCATAAACATTAGCCCCATTTGAGCAAAAACTGACTACAACTTTACACTGGGAAACATCAAAATAGCTTTCATGGCCTTTACGAAATCAAACAAAGGACCAAACCTGCAGTTCCAGAGGATTGGTCAAAGCCGTCTCTTAGAATTTGTATGAAGTTGACGGCTCATTGTCTGTGCCAAAGTGGGTTTCAATAGAATTCGCCGCTGGGCATCCCAGACCTCAGGAAATGAATCGACAGGTTTAGGTACGCACCCGTGTTTCAATCCAAACACCTAGCACATATCACAGTTGCCTAAAATGATAGAAAAACAAGCACTTCTTTGAGCTCATTGTTACTATATCTTTTCATTGTGCCTTCACAAAGGTCCTGCTGGACACACCATGCAACAATTTGACAAATCCAAGGAAGCTTAGCTTCCCATCTGTGTGCCTTATCCAGTCATGAAGTACCACATGAAGAGGGATTGAAGGACCAAGACCAAGTTCCTAAACaacaatttcaaaaaaaaaatacaaaatgtcAGTTTAAACTGCCACAAATAGAACAaagatctaaaatattatattctcAGAGTAACAAGTAAAAAAGCAAATAAAATCTTTTAATAAATTGAGTGATAGAAAAACTCATGCTAATTTTTTCACAGGTGATGTCTACTTAATTCTAGTTGCTAACTGATTCTATTAGCAGTAATGATCCATAAGATGGTAGTCCGAGAGTCAATTAATGCTCACGAGTGTCAATAAATTTCAAAATCATTTAGTAACAAAATGATCAATTGACTAGAAACTGTAACACTATATCAAGATATCGACTTACAGAAGCAAGCTCTTCAATGACTATAGCCCTGTTACCATCCTTCTCAAAAAGTTCGTATGCACATCGAGCATGTTGTTCCCAACGGTCAAGTGCTTCCAGCTGATGGACACTTAATGCAGCTgcacaaaactcttcaaaatccATTCTTCTGTATTGAAGTGCACTCAACTGTCATGGGACAATCAAACAGTACGAACAGAAGTAATGAGTGGATAATCATACAAGGGCATGAACATCAAAAgaattaaagaaaagaaatttgGCAGAGGAAATTACCGAAGCAATAAGATCAGGGATGCGGGATTCCTTCATTGCATCAGTTGCATTTTTCATCAGGGCCTGTTCCAGGAGAAAAATGAGAAAGACAACCAAAAACAGAAAGTTACTTTCAAGATCCAAGATCAAACTGTCCAAtatgagtgagagagagagagagaagcaaaccatcctaatgttgtctAAGGATATGGTGCCATTTTTGTTTGGCTCCAAGAGGGAGAACTGCTCCTTTAGATAAAAGAGTTCATCCACAGTAAGTGTCCTGGACAAGGCCTGTGAGAATTGTCgacataataaatataaattaaaacatATGAGAATATACTTTAGAATCTTATATACAAAACATGTTTTCATGGATTAAGGGCATTAAGTAGAACCTAATTCTAATATAAGCCTAGCAATATTAAGCATGTATGACCATCTTAAAACCTAAGAGACTGTAAAGAATGTTCAAAAACATCAGAAAGGGAGAGCTATGTGTTTTAGGGATTAGGTGTCACATCTCATAAGAAAGTCTAAAAAAATTGAGTGATGAAAAAGTACTCGACAGATTTAAGACTATTTCCAAGTGTTTGATTAGAGTgaaatcaaatatttttaataGCAGAAATATGGACTGCATTAATCAAGAAAACAAACAGAAGCCGTACATAACTATTTTTCAAGAAATACATTCCTCAATAGAAAAAACAATGTGGATTGACATAcgtccatttttttttcttgaaaagaacaaaaataaaTACTTGCTTTGATATGTTTAAAAAAAGGAGCACCTTTAAAGCAGCCTTTCGCAAAGATGAAGACCGCATATAAGTTTTCATAAGTTTGAAAATTAGAATATCAAGCGGCACGTTCACATCATTGTAGTTCCTGATCCAAGGATGACCTGTTAATAAAAGATCATGACCAGTAAGACATCAATATGGCAAACTATTCAATTTTTAGTAAATTTTGAGAAACTCACTGAGAGCCTGAGCAGCTGTCATTCTTTTCCGTGGATCCTTATTCAATAGGCGCTTAACAAAGTCCCTTGCTTCTATGGTTAAAGAAGGCCAAGGTTGTTCATCAAAACTTGGATCAGCTTTCAAAACTGCTCGAAAAATACCAGATTCGGTCCGGGCCCAAAAAGGGCGACTACCACATAACAGAATATATGCTATCACACCCACACTCCACACATCAGCCTCTGTACTATAAGCTCTATGTAAAACTTCAGGGGCCACATAGTATGCACTTCCAACAATATCATTTAGCTTTTCATCTGTCAACAATTACAAATGTCACAAGTTGATCCAAAGCTTCAAAGACTAAGAGATGACAATTGGTTGAAAACAAACCTGGTTTCACAAAATCTGATAAACCAAAGTCGATGGCTTTCAACTCAGAATTTTCATCCTTAGAAGTATACAGAAAGTTCTGATGCATAGAAAAACCAACTTTAGTGTAGTACATTAAAATTACAAAGCATATTATGAGGTATCTGATACACCACAGGAACACATAAAGCAGTAAACAAGACAATGGGAAATATGAGAGTGATTTTATTGAAATAGGAACACAAACTAACGCACCCAGGAAGTTTTAGAGACCCGGTTTCTCTCCTAGAGCTAGAGCTAGAGCTCGGTACGATAAGACTAGGCAACCCTAACTCATACACTCCCCTAATCTATTCTCATAAACTTTCCAAATAATTCTGACTCTAGGACATACTAGGATGATCAACATAATTCTATGATAATTAAACCTCCCAGAACATCCTATTGCCCCAATTTTCCACCAATTACGGTTTCCAACGTCCAGCATAGGCATATTGGAGGTCTCAGTATCACTTCAACTAGGTTAACATTTTGTCAAACACAAGTTAAAGAACCAGCTGATCTTACTATATGATTTTATAATGGAAAAGAAACTCCCATTTCACCAAGACCTTATGCCAACTATTATCTCAGAATACGGATGACTATGAATATTTTCCCTAATCACAATGTCACATGAGATACATTCCAGCTAATTTTCTTACCATAATAGAACCAACTAGAAAATCCATCATAGAAATTGACTAGAAACTATAGTTCTTGGATATGACGTTGACCCTTTTTCTTTGACAAACCCACGTTTCTTTAGAATATGATCAAACCCTTTGCAATTtgaattttattataaaaatccttTCAAATTGACTAGTTTTGAGACATGACCTTATTCAAGTTACTGtaagaaaaaatatgaaaaaagacAAAACTTACCCTTTGACCTTTGTGGAGAATGAATTTAGTGTTTCATGAATGAATTGTTGTTTGAAATCTATTATATTACTTATTAGGTCATCTGCAAAActcaaaataatttttaaaattagtcTAGTATGCCCCCCTAACGTAGCTATTTTGTCATTCTTATAAGTTCTCCTAATTTAGCTTACATGAGTGGATCAATAACTCAATATTAAAACATATGCATATTACAAGGCCTTGAAAGATCAAAATGTAAATCCAAAGGGAGTTCTCTCATGTTATCCAAAATAAAGGGTAggttttgtaaatatatatatatatataatttggtGAGTAAATATACATTCGTCGGTAGGAAGAAAAATAACAATGATTTAAGGCTATTGTGCTGATGTGTATTTTAGGATATCGGCAGTTGTATAATTTGGGGTACCGGTAGTTTTACCTTGGACACATTCTGGTTTCctttgatcaataaaagttcagaCTCTACTATACAACATCATCTAAACTCTATTTGTATTAGAGTGTATTGTTCTTGGACATAACAGACACTTAGAGAGTATTGTTCTTGGACATAACAGGCACTAGGGCCCTTCACTCAAATAATACTTGTCAAGGATCTTTCAAATGGGCTAGCACATCCATAGCTTGGTTCACCATGCAGGCAAAAATTAGGCTAAGTACAAAACAGAATTATAAAGATATTTCACCTCTGGTTTAAGATCACGATGCACCACACCCTGAAGGTGGCAAAATGCAACAACATTTAGTATCTGTACCATGACAGCCTTGGCATCGTCTTCTGTGTATTTCCCACCCCTACAATTTAAATGAATATTTTAGCTGAATAATTAGCTAGGCCACAGTAATGCACTTATATTAGAGCTAATAGGCCTTTAAAGGAAAATCTTACAGCCCATATATTACGAATTACCTTGAAAGTATTCTGTCCAGAAGTTCCCCTCCTTCACACAACCTGAAATGTCCATAACACTTTGTCAGACATGCAGTAAACAAGCAGAAAATATTACAATAAGGCAACTGCCATTTCATAGAGCTCACATGCCTTTACATAAATCACAAATATTAGAAAAACTTCAGTATAATATTCGTATACCGTAACTTCTACCTCCACTATTTGTGGACAACACTTAAATGATTCGTATATTATCAAAATATAAATTCATTTTCAAGCTTACTCCATTACTACGTAGACATTATCGCTGTCTTCAAATGCTTCGTAGAATTGCACTAGATTACTATGTCCTGTCAAAGCTTGCAGTATCTTAACCTCCCTTCTCACATCCTCAATTGCTATGGCAGTGGTCATCTGATAACAAAGAATACATCATTAAGctaaagtaatttattaagtcgACGAAGTGAAAGAGAAAACAtgctttcctttttctttctctacCTCGTTTCATATATTACACTCAAACTTAACAGCTAAAAGATGCAAATTATTAGAGTAAAAGAAAAATTACAGGAGAAAATGACGGGCTTAGAAGCAAAACGATgcatataaaaaaaacaacactAAAATTTCTCCACTCAAACAGCAGAGCTTTCAGTCAATCTGAATTAGGGAGATGATTAAAAATGTTAGATTATTCATTTAGAGGGCTGCAGACTTCATGTCTAATACTGTGAATGCATATGCATGTGCAAATAGAGAAGTGAGGTTTGTTCAACAAAGCCCACA
The genomic region above belongs to Humulus lupulus chromosome 1, drHumLupu1.1, whole genome shotgun sequence and contains:
- the LOC133797910 gene encoding CDPK-related kinase 5-like, which produces MGTCTSKPPKANPYSVRDPNDASQTPKSLPATTPHHNRRDDNDDVSGAGKMSPFFPFYSPSPAHYLKKSSPAPAGSKSASSTPRRFFRRPFPPPSPAKHIRAVLARRHGKKASATAIPEEEGDEDENGVELDKRFGFSKEFTNRLEVGDEVGRGHFGYTCSARFKKGERKGQNVAVKVIPKSKMTTAIAIEDVRREVKILQALTGHSNLVQFYEAFEDSDNVYVVMELCEGGELLDRILSRGGKYTEDDAKAVMVQILNVVAFCHLQGVVHRDLKPENFLYTSKDENSELKAIDFGLSDFVKPDEKLNDIVGSAYYVAPEVLHRAYSTEADVWSVGVIAYILLCGSRPFWARTESGIFRAVLKADPSFDEQPWPSLTIEARDFVKRLLNKDPRKRMTAAQALSHPWIRNYNDVNVPLDILIFKLMKTYMRSSSLRKAALKALSRTLTVDELFYLKEQFSLLEPNKNGTISLDNIRMALMKNATDAMKESRIPDLIASLSALQYRRMDFEEFCAAALSVHQLEALDRWEQHARCAYELFEKDGNRAIVIEELASELGLGPSIPLHVVLHDWIRHTDGKLSFLGFVKLLHGVSSRTFVKAQ